In the genome of Lacipirellulaceae bacterium, the window TTCCAAATCGCTGAACGAAACGTCGATGTCCGCACCAGAATCGGTTACGCGACTCCAATCACCTGCGTATTGGCCGGTCGAACCCGAACTCTCAGCGGCTCTTTGGCAGTTAATGCAGCTCGTTGCATAAGGTAGAGCCTGCAGTCGAGCTAGCGGGATCTTTCCGCCGCAGACTTCACAAACGCCGTAAGTTCCCTTGCGAATCTGTTCCAAAGCATTTTCTATGTTTCCAAGCTCGCGGCTTTCGACTTCAGCTAACTTCGAGCTGATTTCGTCCTGCGAGGCATCCAAGGCAGCGTCAACAACATCGCTCCCGATTTGCTCCCTGAGGGATTGCAACATGCTCAAGTCACCGGCGAGCGCCTTACGCAGCGCGTCACGACGCTTAATGAGCAAATCACGAAGTTTCAGCAATGAGTCTTTGCGAGCCATGGTTCTGTTCTTTCTTTCGGTGGAAACGCCGAGACACTCCTTTCCAAACAACCCTGCAGACGCTTCGTGCGACAGTAGCTATGCGTTTGCCAAATG includes:
- a CDS encoding TraR/DksA family transcriptional regulator, giving the protein MARKDSLLKLRDLLIKRRDALRKALAGDLSMLQSLREQIGSDVVDAALDASQDEISSKLAEVESRELGNIENALEQIRKGTYGVCEVCGGKIPLARLQALPYATSCINCQRAAESSGSTGQYAGDWSRVTDSGADIDVSFSDLETT